A window of Aurantibacillus circumpalustris genomic DNA:
AATTTTTAATTTCTTAAAGCACCCCTTAAGACGCCGCAAAAGTACATTGTGTAAATGGATTGTGCAAAAAAATATTTTGAGTAACAGAAATAATGCTCAGTTTTGCACCAATGAAAGACAAAAAACGCATTGCCGTTATTGGAAGTACAGGGAGTATTGGAACACAGGCCCTTGAAGTTATTAAAGAACATTCAGAATGCTTTGAAACAGAAGTTTTAGTAGCCCATTCAAATGCAGATCTATTAATTAAACAAGCATTAGAACTTAATCCCAATGCGGTTGTGATAGGTGACGAATCAAAATACGCGCAAGTAAAAGAAGCCTTAATTCCTCACGATATAAAAGTATTTGCTGGTGCAAAAGCTGTTGAACAAATTGTTGAGATGGAAACCATTGATCTTGTGTTAGCCAGTATTGTTGGATATGCGGGGCTTGCAAGTACCATCAATGCCATTAAACATAAAAAACAAATTGCCCTGGCCAATAAAGAAACGATGGTAGTTGCGGGCGAGTTGGTAACAAAACTTGCGCTCGACAATGCCGTAAATATTTATCCCGTTGACAGCGAACATTCGGCTATTTTTCAATGTCTTGCTGGTGAGTGGGAAAATAAAGTAGAAAAAATTTACCTCACAGCTAGCGGTGGTCCGTTTAGAGGTAAAGACAAATCATTTTTAGAGACCGTAAAAAAAGAACAAGCTTTAAAACATCCTAACTGGGTGATGGGCTCTAAAATCACTATCGACTCTGCAAGTCTTATGAATAAAGGACTGGAAGTAATTGAAGCAAAGTGGCTATTTAACTTAGAAGTAAATCAAATTGATGTGATTGTGCATCCCCAAAGCATTGTGCACAGTCTTGTTCAGTTTGAAGATGGTAGCATGAAGGCGCAGATGGGTTTGCCAGATATGAAATTACCAATTCAATATGCCATGGCTTATCCTGAACGTTTAAAAAATAATTTTCCTCGATTCAATTTTCTTAACTATCCGAATCTAACTTTTGAAAAAGCAGATATGGAAGCGTTTCCCAACTTGGGACTTGCCTTTGAAGCCATTAAAAAAGGCGGTAACATGCCCTGTGTTTTAAATGCGGCTAATGAAATTGTTGTGCAGGCCTTTTTGGAGGATAAAATTGGTTTTTTGGAAATGAGTAGTGTTATTGAAAAAACCTTATCAAAAGTGGCTTTTATTAAATCGCCTGGGTATTCGCAATACATAGACAGCGATAGAGAAGCGAGGATTTTGGCGACAGAATTGATCTAAAATCATAATATTCTTTAAAAGAGAAGTAATTCCGTGCAAATCAGTCAAAAAACATTAATTTTACGCTGCTCGTAAATAAAATAAATTGCATTACGACGTCTTTACAATTTAACTTATACTATGTTCATAAAAATAGCTCAGCTTTTTCTCAGTTTAACCATTTTAGTTACGCTTCACGAATTCGGTCATTTTTGGTTTGCAAAACGTTTCAAGTGTCGTGTGGATAAATTCTATTTATTTTTTGACTTTTTGTTTCCATTTGCATCAGTGATGAACTTTGCACTTTGGAAAAAAAAGATTGGTGATACCGAATACGGCTTAGGATGGTTTCCATTTGGTGGCTATGTTCAAATTGCTGGCATGGTGGATGAGCAAATGGATAAAAGTTTAATAGATGCTCCACCACAACCTTGGGAATTGCGTAGTAAGCCAGCTTGGCAACGTTTACTGGTTATGATGGGCGGAATTTTAGTAAATCTTATTCTTGGTGTTTTTATTTTTTGGATGGCACTTATTGCTTACGGGAAAGAAACTCTACCTATCACTAACATTCCACATGGTTTAATGGTTGACAGTGCTGCTTACAATTTAGGTTTACGCAACGGCGATTTTATTACTTCACTTGATGGAAAACCTGTGCGTTCGATAAATCGCATTCCTGTTGAAATTATAATGAATGGAATCAACACCATTGAAGGAATTCATGCAACAGGTGAAAAATTTTCAATTCCAGTTAACAACGACGATCGTGGAAGGATTTTAAAACGGATGAAGAAATCAAACTTTGTTGCCGCTCGTTATATTCCTAGAGTAGATTCGGTTGATAACGCAAGTTTTGCTGCCAATGCAGACATTAAAAAAAATGATAGGATCATTGCAATAAATAATGTTGCTGTTACTTTTATTGATGAATACAAAAAACAAGTAGTTCAAAACAGGGGTAAAAAAATTGAAATCAGTTTATTAAGAGGATCGGACACTATTCGTACAAGCTGTCAAGTAGCTGAGACTGGGATTTTAGGTATCTATCAAGTACCGATGACGGAAATAAAGGTAGATGAACAAAAATTTAGTGTTGCGCAAGCTTTTGTGCAAGGCATTAAAGACGGTACCGAATTAATAGTAATGCAAGCAAAACAGTTTGTGGTTTTATTTACTGTTAAAGATGCTCATCAGCAAGTAGGAGGTTTTTACACTATGGTTCAACAAATGAACTCTGATTGGAACTGGCAGCAATTTTGGATGTTTACCGGCTTCCTGTCTTTAGCACTTGCGTTTATGAATTTCCTTCCTATTCCAATGTTAGATGGAGGTTATATCATGTTCATTTTATGGGAAATGATTACAGGAAAAAAAGTCTCTGATCAAGTTATTTATTATGCTAACAATGTTGGCTTATTTATTGTGTTAGGTCTTATGGTTTATGCCAATACCGACTGGCTCAGAAATTAAATAGGTTAACTTATTCCATTACTGAAAATGAGATGTTCGTGTATTATTTTTAGTTTTCTCGTCTTAACAATTGGCTTAAGCGCGCAAGAGTCTACGATCAGTCAGAAAAAAACAACTGAAAGAGAATCTGTTGCCGCACACAAAGCGATGATCATTCCCTTTTTGCCCAAGTTATATCTTGGAGAAATAGATCGAAACATTAATGCGGAAACTAAATTATCTTCGAAAGAAATTCGTCATAAATTCAGAGATGGATTAAATGAACAATTGTATAAAGCCTTTAAAACAGCCAAATACAATGTTGTGGATTTAATGGACGATACTGTAAAGTATAAAAAAGACCTTACTGGGATATACCAATACTTGAGTTATGAGTATTTAAAAGTTCCTGATCAAACTAATTACAAGGTTCCTAAAAAAGAAAAACAAGAAAAAAAAATTGAAAAGGGACAAGTAATTGTTGAGACTAACAGCGACAAACGTTTTATGGAAACAAGAATTACCAGCCCCAAGGTTGTTCCTGCACTTTATACCAAATACAAAACTGATATTTTTGTTTTTATTAATCAGTTGGACATGTTGGCCAGTGGCTCTAAAGATCCTGTGGAAATGGGATTAGGAAACCCTAACAGAAAAATTGTTGTACACTATACTGTATACACATACAATGGCAACGAAATTAATTCCGGCACGATTGAAGAAGAGTTTGATCCAGCCTTAAATAATCCAAAAAAAATAATTGATAAACATTTTTCAAAAATAGCACTAACCCTTGTGCAACGTGTAAATAAAGGTCTTTTAACTCTTGATCAGAAATAATGCTATTCAAAATTATTTCTACTTTATCACCAACATAAAACTTCTTTAAACAAAAAATCCGTTTACTGTTAAAAACAATAAACGGATCATGTAATTCAGAACTACTCTAAATCATCTCTACACTACGCTTAATAAAATTGGTAAGTTTTTCTCCCTTTAATAAGCCTTGTGATAAGAGTGCAAGGTCAGCTGCTTGTTTGGCTAAGGTTGTTTGTTTTTCCTTATTTGCTTCTGCAAGAATCTTCGTAATTAACGGATGATTTGAATTTACAACAAGGTTGTACATATCAGGCATACTTCCATAAAATCCCATAGAACCACCACCCATTTGATTCATGTCTTTCATTCTACGCATAAACTCTGGACGTGTAATGAGCATTGGAGAATCTTTCTCGCTTAAATTTTCAAACACAACATGAAATTGTTCCTTGTTTACAGCTTGTTCGATGATCGGTTGCAATTCCTTTTGTTGATCTTCTGTAATTTTACTTACCGTATTTTCTTCTTTGTTGATCAACTTGTCAATTGTATCTGAATCTACACGGACAAAAGAAATATCTTTTAATTTTCCTTCTAATTGATTGATGTAGTGTGGGTCAAGCATGGTTTCCATTAACAATACTTCGTATCCTCTACTCTTTGCAGCATCAATATACGCATGTTGCTCATCTACATTAGTTGCATATAAATACACAATCTTTTTGTCTTTATTTGTTTGAAGAGCTTTTACTTTATTTTCAAATTCTTCAAAGGTGTGAAACTTGCCATCGGTTGTTTTAAGCAGTGCAAATTTTATGGCTTTTTCATAAAATTTTTCGTCGCTAATCATTCCATACTGTACAAATATTTTTATGTCATCCCACTTTTTCTCGAAATCAGCGCGTTCCTTTTTAAAAAGTTCTT
This region includes:
- a CDS encoding 1-deoxy-D-xylulose-5-phosphate reductoisomerase, giving the protein MKDKKRIAVIGSTGSIGTQALEVIKEHSECFETEVLVAHSNADLLIKQALELNPNAVVIGDESKYAQVKEALIPHDIKVFAGAKAVEQIVEMETIDLVLASIVGYAGLASTINAIKHKKQIALANKETMVVAGELVTKLALDNAVNIYPVDSEHSAIFQCLAGEWENKVEKIYLTASGGPFRGKDKSFLETVKKEQALKHPNWVMGSKITIDSASLMNKGLEVIEAKWLFNLEVNQIDVIVHPQSIVHSLVQFEDGSMKAQMGLPDMKLPIQYAMAYPERLKNNFPRFNFLNYPNLTFEKADMEAFPNLGLAFEAIKKGGNMPCVLNAANEIVVQAFLEDKIGFLEMSSVIEKTLSKVAFIKSPGYSQYIDSDREARILATELI
- the rseP gene encoding RIP metalloprotease RseP, with amino-acid sequence MFIKIAQLFLSLTILVTLHEFGHFWFAKRFKCRVDKFYLFFDFLFPFASVMNFALWKKKIGDTEYGLGWFPFGGYVQIAGMVDEQMDKSLIDAPPQPWELRSKPAWQRLLVMMGGILVNLILGVFIFWMALIAYGKETLPITNIPHGLMVDSAAYNLGLRNGDFITSLDGKPVRSINRIPVEIIMNGINTIEGIHATGEKFSIPVNNDDRGRILKRMKKSNFVAARYIPRVDSVDNASFAANADIKKNDRIIAINNVAVTFIDEYKKQVVQNRGKKIEISLLRGSDTIRTSCQVAETGILGIYQVPMTEIKVDEQKFSVAQAFVQGIKDGTELIVMQAKQFVVLFTVKDAHQQVGGFYTMVQQMNSDWNWQQFWMFTGFLSLALAFMNFLPIPMLDGGYIMFILWEMITGKKVSDQVIYYANNVGLFIVLGLMVYANTDWLRN